A genomic window from Macaca mulatta isolate MMU2019108-1 chromosome 19, T2T-MMU8v2.0, whole genome shotgun sequence includes:
- the CIC gene encoding protein capicua homolog isoform X15, with protein sequence MKPMKKACTGLSGPGSGSKSPPATRAKALRRRGAGEGDKPEEEDDEAQQPQPQPGPEEAEEGEEEEAERGPGAEGPPLELHPGDPAPGPAEDPKGDGEAGRWEPSLSRKTATFKSRAPKKKYVEEHGAGSSGVAGAPEERVRTPEEASGLGVPPRPPTSTRSSSTDTASEHSADLEDEPAEPCGPGPWPPGSTSGSYDLRQLRSQRVLARRGDGLFLPAVVRQVRRSQDLGVQFPGDRALTFYEGVPGAGVDVVLDATPPPGALVVGTAVCTCVEPGVAAYREGVVVEVATKPAAYKVRLSPGPSSQPGPPGSLPQPPQPLHREPEEAVWVARSSLRLLRPPWEPEAMLRKPPTGPEEEHVEPGATLPPCPAALDPKQPEDAEVSKISFGGNLGTHCEEGEEKHPPALGTPALLPLPPPQLLSPPPKSPAFVGPGRPGEQPSPCQEGSQGGSRSSSVASLEKGTAPAARARTPLTAAQQKYKKGDVVCTPSGIRKKFNGKQWRRLCSRDGCMKESQRRGYCSRHLSMRTKEMEGLADSGPGGAGRPAAVAAREGSTEFDWGDETSRDSEASSVAARGDSRPRLVAPADLSRFEFDECEAAVMLVSLGSSRSGTPSFSPVSTQSPFSPAPSPSPSPLFGFRPANFSPINASPVIQRTAVRSRHLSASTPKAGVLTPPDLGPHPPPPAPRERHSSGILPTFQTNLTFTVPISPGRRKTELLPHPGALGAPGAGGGGAAPDFPKSDSLDSGVDSVSHTSTPSTPAGFRAVSPAVPFSRSRQPSPLLLLPPPAGLTSDPGPSVRRVPAVQRDSPVIVRNPDVPLPSKFPGEVGTAGEVRAGGPGRGCRETPVPTGVASGKPGLPPPLPAPVPITVPPAAPTAVAQPMPTFGLASSPFQPVAFHPSPAALLPVLVPSSYTSHPAPKKEVIMGRPGTVWTNVEPRSVAVFPWHSLVPFLAPSQPDPSVQPSEAQQPASHPVASNQSKEPAESAAVAHERPPGGTGGADPGRPPGATCPESPGPGPPHPLGVVEPGKGPPPTTEEEAPGPPGEPRLDSETESDHDDAFLSIMSPEIQLPLPPGKRRTQSLSALPKERDSSSEKDGRSPNKREKDHIRRPMNAFMIFSKRHRALVHQRHPNQDNRTVSKILGEWWYALGPKEKQKYHDLAFQVKEAHFKAHPDWKWCNKDRKKSSSEAKPTSLGLAGGHKETRERSMSETGTAAAPGVSSELLSVAAQTLLSSDAKVPGSSSCGAERLHTVGGPGSARPRAFSHSGVHSLDGSEVDSQALQELTQMVSGPASYSGPKPSTQYGAPGPFAAPGEGGALAATGRPSLLPTRASRSQRAASEDMTSDEERMVICEEEGDDDVIADDGFGTTDIDLKCKERVTDSESGDSSGEDPEGNKGFGRKVFSPVIRSSFTHCRPPLDPEPPGPPDPPVAFGKGYSSTPSSSASSPASSSASAATSFSLGSGTFKAQESGQGSTAGPLRPPLPGAGGPATPSKATRFLPTDPATFRRKRPESVGGLEPPGPSVIAAPPSGGGSILQTLVLPPNKEEQEGGGARVPSAPAPSLAYGAPAAPLSRPAATMVTNVVRPVSSTPVPIASKPFPTSGRAEASPNDTAGARTEMGTGSRVPGGSPLGVSLVYSDKKSAAATSPAPHLVAGPLLGTVGKAPATVTNLLVGTPGYGAPAPPAVQFIAQGAPGGGTTAGSGAGAGSGPNGPVPLGILQPGALGKAGGITQVQYILPTLPQQLQVAPAPAPAPGTKAATPSGPAPTTSIRFTLPPGTSTNGKVLAATAPTPGIPILQSVPSAPPPKAQSVSPVQAPPPGGSAQLLPGKVLVPLAAPSMSVRGGGAGQPLPLVSPPFSVPVQNGAQPPSKIIQLTPVPVSTPSGLVPPLSPATLPGPTSQPQKVLLPSSTRITYVQSAGGHALPLGTSPASSQAGTVTSYGPTSSVALGFTSLGPSGPAFVQPLLSGQAPLLAPGQVGVSPVPSPQLPPACAAPGGPVITAFYSGSPAPTSSAPLAQPSQAPPSLVYTVATSTTPPAATILPKGPPAPATATPAPTSPFPSATAGSMTYSLVAPKAQRPSPKAPQKVKAAIASIPVGSFEAGASGRPGPAPRQPLEPGPVREPTAPESELEGQPTPPAPPPAPETWTPTARSSPPPPPPAEERTSAKGPETMASKFPSSSSDWRVPGQGLENRGEPPTPPSPAPAPAVAPGGSSESSSGRAAGDTPERKEAAGTGKKVKVRPPPLKKTFDSVDKVLSEVDFEERFAELPEFRPEEVLPSPTLQSLATSPRAILGSYRKKRKNSTDLDSAPEDPTSPKRKMRRRSSCSSEPNTPKSAKCEGDIFTFDRTEAEDVLGELEYEKVPYSSLRRTLDQRRALVMQLFQDHGFFPSAQATAAFQARYADIFPSKVCLQLKIREVRQKIMQAATPTEQPPGAEAPLPVPPPTGTAAAPAPTPSPAGGPDPTSPSSDSGTVQAAPPLPPPPESGPGQPGWEGAPQPSPPPPGPSTAATGR encoded by the exons atgaagccaaTGAAGAAGGCATGCACTGGCCTTTCAGGTCCTGGCAGTGGCAGCAAGTCTCCCCCAGCCACCAGGGCCAAGGCTTTGAGGCGGCgaggggctggggagggtgaCAAGCCAGAGGAGGAGGACGACGAGGCACAGCAGCCGCAACCGCAGCCTGGGCCcgaagaggctgaggaaggggaggaagaggaggctgagCGGGGCCCTGGGGCTGAAGGTCCTCCACTGGAGCTGCACCCTGGCGACCCGGCTCCAGGCCCAGCTGAGGACCCCAAAGGGGATGGGGAGGCAGGCCGCTGGGAGCCCTCACTCAGCCGCAAGACGGCCACGTTCAAGTCTCGAGCGCCCAAGAAGAAGTATGTAGAGGAGCACGGAGCTGGCAGCAGTGGGGTGGCTGGGGCCCCTGAAGAGAGGGTGCGGACCCCTGAGGAGGCCAGTGGCCTGGGGGTGCCTCCACGGCCACCCACCTCCACTCGCTCCTCCTCCACTGACACAGCCAGTGAGCACTCGGCAGACCTGGAGGATGAGCCGGCTGAGCCTTGTGGTCCAGGCCCCTGGCCCCCCGGCAGCACCAGTGGCAGCTATGACCTGCGGCAGCTGCGGTCCCAGCGGGTGCTGGCCCGGCGTGGTGACGGCCTCTTTCTGCCGGCTGTGGTGCGCCAGGTGCGCCGAAGCCAGGACCTGGGTGTGCAGTTCCCTGGTGACCGAGCCCTGACTTTCTACGAGGGGGTGCCAGGTGCTGGTGTGGATGTAGTTTTGGATGCCACACCCCCACCAGGTGCCCTGGTGGTGGGCACAGCTGTCTGTACCTGTGTGGAGCCCGGCGTGGCTGCCTACCGGGaaggtgtggtggtggaggtggccaCCAAGCCAGCTGCCTACAAGGTCCGTCTCAGCCCTGGCCCCAGCTCCCAGCCAGGCCCACCAGGCAGCCTCCCGCAGCCCCCACAGCCACTGCACCGTGAGCCGGAGGAGGCCGTGTGGGTGGCCCGCTCCAGCCTACGCCTGCTGCGCCCCCCCTGGGAACCTGAGGCCATGCTGAGGaagcccccaacaggccccgagGAAGAGCACGTGGAGCCTGGGGCCACCTTGCCACCCTGCCCTGCTGCCCTGGACCCCAAACAGCCCGAGGACGCTGAGGTCTCTAAGATCAGCTTTGGTGGCAACCTGGGTACTCACTGTGAGGAGGGTGAGGAGAAGCACCCTCCAGCGCTGGGTACCCCCGCTCTGctcccactgcccccaccccagctcctgTCACCGCCACCCAAGTCTCCAGCCTTTGTGGGCCCTGGCCGCCCTGGCGAGCAGCCCTCGCCCTGCCAGGAGGGGAGCCAGGGTGGCAGCCGCAGCAGCAGTGTGGCCTCCCTGGAAAAGGGGACCGCACCGGCAGCCCGGGCCCGCACGCCACTGACAGCGGCCCAGCAGAAGTACAAGAAGGGTGATGTGGTCTGTACACCCAGCGGAATACGAAAGAAGTTCAACGGCAAGCAGTGGCGCCGGCTATGCTCGCGAGATGGCTGCATGAAGGAGTCACAGCGGCGAGGCTACTGCTCACGTCACCTGTCCATGCGAACCAAAGAGATGGAGGGCCTGGCAGACAGTGGACCTGGGGGGGCGGGCCGGCCTGCAGCCGTGGCAGCCCGTGAGGGCAGCACGGAGTTTGACTGGGGTGATGAGACGTCGAGGGACAGTGAGGCCAGCAGTGTGGCGGCTCGTGGAGACTCACGGCCACGCCTGGTGGCCCCTGCTGACTTGTCACGCTTTGAGTTCGACGAGTGTGAGGCGGCCGTGATGCTGGTGTCGCTGGGCAGCTCGCGCTCAGGCACGCCCTCCTTCTCACCCGTCTCCACGCAATCGCCCTTCTCGCCAGCCCCGTCACCCTCACCCTCGCCACTCTTCGGTTTCCGCCCTGCCAACTTCAGCCCCATCAATGCCTCGCCAGTCATCCAGCGCACTGCAGTCCGCAGTCGCCACCTGAGCGCCAGCACCCCTAAGGCAGGCGTGCTGACGCCGCCAGACCTGGGCCCCCACCCACCGCCACCTGCCCCCCGAGAGCGCCACTCCTCTGGAATCCTACCCACCTTCCAGACCAACCTGACCTTCACCGTGCCCATCAGCCCTGGGCGACGGAAGACAGAGCTGTTGCCGCACCCAGGGGCCTTGGGGGCCCCTGGCGCAGGGGGTGGAGGAGCCGCCCCAGACTTTCCCAAGAGTGACAGCTTAGACTCTGGTGTGGACTCGGTGTCCCACACATCTACACCCTCCACGCCAGCTGGCTTCCGGGCCGTGTCCCCTGCTGTGCCCTTCTCTCGCTCCCGCCAGCCCTCACCATTGCTGCTGTTGCCCCCGCCTGCCGGCCTGACCTCGGATCCGGGGCCCTCTGTGCGCAGGGTGCCTGCCGTGCAGCGGGACTCACCTGTCATTGTCCGCAACCCTgatgtgccactgccctccaaatTCCCTGGGGAGGTGGGCACTGCTGGTGAGGTGCGGGCTGGGGGACCTGGGCGGGGCTGCCGTGAGACCCCGGTGCCCACTGGGGTGGCCAGTGGGAAGCCTGGCCTGCCCCCACCTCTGCCAGCCCCCGTGCCCATCACTGTACCTCCAGCTGCACCAACTGCCGTGGCCCAGCCGATGCCCACCTTTGGCCTGGCTTCTTCACCCTTTCAGCCTGTGGCCTTCCACCCCTCACCTGCTGCCCTGTTGCCCGTTTTGGTGCCCAGCAGCTACACCAGCCACCCTGCCCCCAAGAAGGAAGTCATCATGGGCCGGCCTGGAACAG TGTGGACGAATGTGGAACCTCGCTCTGTGGCTGTGTTCCCCTGGCACTCCTTAGTCCCCTTCCTGGCACCCAGCCAGCCTGACCCCTCCGTGCAGCCGAGCGAGGCCCAGCAACCTGCCAGCCACCCAGTGGCCTCCAACCAGAGCAAAG AACCTGCTGAGTCGGCAGCTGTTGCTCATGAAAGGCCACCAGGTGGGACAGGGGGTGCTGACCCTGGGCGGCCCCCTGGAGCCACATGCCCTGAGAGCCCAGGACCCGGACCCCCACACCCTTTGGGGGTGGTGGAACCTGGTAAGGGTCCGCCTCCCACCACAGAGGAGGAGGCCCCTGGCCCCCCAGGAGAGCCCCGACTGGACAGTGAGACAGAGAGTGACCATGATGATGC CTTCCTCTCCATCATGTCTCCTGAGATCCAGTTGCCTCTACCGCCTGGAAAACGTCGGACCCAGTCCCTCAGTGCCCTACCCAAGGAACGGGACTCATCTTCTGAGAAGGATGGACGCAGCCCCAACAAG CGGGAGAAGGACCACATCCGGCGGCCCATGAATGCCTTCATGATCTTCAGCAAGCGGCACCGGGCCCTGGTCCACCAGCGTCATCCCAACCAGGACAACCGGACCGTCAGCAAGATCCTGGGCGAGTGGTGGTATGCCTTGGGGCCCAAGGAGAAGCAGAAGTACCACGACCTGGCCTTCCAG GTGAAGGAGGCCCACTTCAAGGCCCACCCAGATTGGAAGTGGTGCAACAAGGACCGAAAGAAGTCCAGCTCGGAGGCCAAGCCCACGAGCCTGGGGCTGGCAGGAGGGCACAAGGAGACGCGGGAGCGGAGCATGTCGGAGACGGGCACTGCCGCTGCCCCTGGGG TGTCCTCTGAGCTCCTCTCCGTCGCAGCCCAGACACTCCTGAGCTCGGACGCCAAGGTTCCGGGGAGCAGCTCCTGTGGGGCAGAACGGCTACACACAGTTGGGGGACCTGGCTCAGCTCGGCCCCGAGCTTTCTCTCACAGTGGGGTACACAGCCTGGATGGCAGCGAAGTAGACAGTCAGGCACTGCAGGAACTGACGCAG ATGGTGTCCGGCCCTGCATCGTACTCTGGCCCAAAGCCTTCTACCCAGTATGGAGCTCCAGGTCCCTTTGCAGCCCCCGGTGAGGGAGGTGCCTTGGCGGCCACCGGGCGGCCTTCGCTGCTGCCCACCCGAGCTTCTCGTTCTCAGCGTGCGGCCAGTGAGGACATGACGAGTGATGAGGAGCGCATGGTCATCTGTGAGGAGGAAGGGGATGATGATGTCATTG CTGATGATGGCTTCGGCACCACTGACATTGATCTCAAGTGCAAGGAGCGGGTGACCGACAGCGAGAGTGGGGACAGCTCTGGGGAGGACCCAGAGGGCAACAAG GGCTTTGGTCGGAAGGTGTTTTCACCTGTGATCCGTTCCTCCTTTACCCACTGCCGTCCCCCACTGGACCCTGAGCCCCCAGGGCCCCCGGATCCTCCTGTAGCCTTTGGCAAAGGCTATAGTTCCACCCCATCCTCCTCTGCGTCCTCGCCTGCTTCCTCCTCAGCCTCGGCAGCCACCTCCTTCTCACTGGGCTCAGGAACCTTCAAGGCCCAGGAGTCTGGTCAGGGCAGCACAGCGGGCCCCCTACGGCCCCCGCTTCCTGGGGCTGGGGGTCCAGCGACACCTTCCAAGGCTACCCGGTTCCTCCCAACGGATCCTGCCACCTTCCGGCGCAAGAGACCTGAAAGTGTGGGTGGCCTGGAGCCGCCAGGCCCCTCAGTCATCGCGGCCCCTCCCAGCGGAGGAGGAAGCATTCTGCAGACACTGGTGCTGCCCCCAAACAAGGAGGAGCAAGAGGGTGGCGGAGCCAGAGTGCCCTCCGCCCCCGCCCCATCACTGGCCTATGGGGCCCCAGCAGCTCCCCTGTCCCGTCCTGCTGCCACCATGGTCACCAACGTGGTGCGGCCTGTCAGCAGCACTCCTGTGCCCATCGCCTCTAAGCCCTTCCCCACCTCTGGCCGGGCTGAGGCGTCTCCAAATGACACAGCAGGTGCCAGGACTGAAATGGGCACTGGGTCTCGGGTGCCTGGGGGCTCCCCGCTGGGTGTCAGCTTAGTGTATTCGGACAAGAAGTCGGCAGCAGCCACCTCACCAGCCCCACATTTGGTGGCTGGACCCCTGCTGGGCACTGTGGGAAAGGCGCCTGCCACTGTCACTAACCTACTGGTGGGCACCCCGGGGTATGGGGCCCCTGCGCCCCCTGCTGTCCAGTTCATTGCCCAGGGGGCCCCTGGCGGTGGGACCACTGCGGGCTCAGGAGCAGGTGCTGGGAGTGGCCCCAATGGGCCAGTACCCCTGGGCATCCTGCAACCAGGTGCCCTGGGCAAGGCTGGGGGAATCACCCAGGTACAGTACATCCTGCCCACGCTGCCCCAGCAGCTTCAGGTGGCACCTGCCCCAGCACCAGCCCCTGGGACCAAGGCAGCGACTCCCAGCGGCCCTGCACCCACCACCAGCATCCGTTTCACCCTCCCACCGGGCACTTCCACCAACGGCAAAGTCTTGGCCGCCACTGCACCCACTCCTGGCATCCCCATCCTGCAGTCTGTACCCTCCGCCCCACCCCCCAAAG CCCAGTCAGTTTCTCCCgtgcaggccccgcccccggGTGGCTCAGCCCAACTGCTGCCTGGGAAGGTCCTAGTGCCCCTGGCCGCCCCTAGCATGTCAGTGCGGGGTGGAGGGGCCGGCCAGCCGCTGCCACTGGTGAGCCCACCCTTCTCAGTACCTGTGCAGAATGGTGCCCAGCCCCCCAGCAAG ATCATCCAGCTGACCCCGGTGCCTGTGAGCACACCCAGCGGCCTGGTGCCGCCCCTGAGCCCAGCCACACTCCCTGGACCCACTTCACAGCCTCAGAAggtcctgctgccctcctccacCAG AATCACCTATGTGCAGTCAGCGGGCGGGCACGCGCTGCCCCTGGGTACCAGCCCTGCATCCAGCCAGGCTGGAACAGTCACCTCGTACGGGCCCACGAGCTCTGTAGCTCTAGGCTTCACCTCGCTGGGGCCCAGTGGCCCCGCCTTCGTGCAGCCCCTGCTCTCAG GCCAAGCCCCACTGCTGGCTCCCGGTCAGGTGGGCGTGTCGCCTGTGCCCAGTCCCCAGCTGCCACCTGCCTGTGCAGCCCCCGGAGGTCCTGTCATAACGGCGTTTTACTCTGGCAGCCCTGCACCCACCTCCTCAGCACCCCTGGCCCAGCCGTCCCAGGCCCCCCCAAGCCTGGTCTACACTGTGGCCACCAGCACAACCCCACCTGCAGCCACCATTCTGCCCAAGGGCCCGCCAGCCCCTGCCACTGCCACCCCAGCCCCGACTAGCCCTTTCCCTAGTGCCACAG CAGGTTCCATGACCTACAGCTTAGTGGCCCCCAAGGCCCAGCGGCCCAGCCCGAAGGCCCCCCAGAAAGTGAAGGCAGCCATCGCCAGCATTCCTGTGGGGTCCTTTGAGGCAGGTGCCTCTGGGCGACCTGGCCCTGCACCCCGGCAGCCTCTGGAGCCTGGCCCAGTCCGAGAGCCAACTGCCCCAGAGTCTGAGCTTGAGGGGCAGCCCACACCACCAGCCCCTCCACCTGCCCCAGAGACCTGGACTCCCACGGCCCGGAGCAGCCCCCCACCGCCCCCGCCTGCTGAGGAGCGGACCAGCGCCAAGGGTCCTGAGACCATG GCCAGCAAATTCCCCAGCTCATCTTCAGACTGGCGCGTCCCTGGGCAGGGCCTGGAGAATCGTGGGGAGCCTCCCActcctcccagcccagccccagctccagccgTAGCCCCTGGTGGCAGCAGCGAGAGCAGCAGTGGGCGGGCAGCCGGGGATACCCCCGAGCGCAAGGAGGCGGCTGGTACTGGCAAGAAGGTGAAGGTGCGGCCCCCGCCCCTGAAGAAGACCTTTGACTCTGTGGACAA GGTCCTGTCAGAAGTGGACTTCGAAGAGCGCTTTGCTGAGCTGCCTGAGTTTCGGCCTGAGGAGGTGCTGCCCTCCCCCACCCTGCAGTCTCTGGCCACCTCACCCCGGGCCATCCTGGGCTCTTACCGCAAGAAGAGGAAGAACTCCACGG ACCTGGATTCAGCACCCGAGGACCCTACCTCGCCCAAGCGCAAGATGAGAAGACGCTCCAGCTGCAGCTCGGAGCCCAACACCCCCAAGAGTGCCAAGTGCGAGGGGGACATCTTCACCTTTGACC GTACAGAAGCCGAGGATGTGCTTGGGGAGCTAGAGTATGAGAAGGTGCCGTACTCCTCCCTGCGGCGCACCCTAGACCAGCGCCGGGCCCTGGTCATGCAGCTCTTCCAGGACCATGGCTTCTTCCCATCAG cccaggccacagcCGCCTTCCAGGCCCGCTATGCAGACATCTTCCCCTCCAAGGTTTGTCTGCAGTTGAAGATCCGTGAGGTGCGCCAGAAGATCATGCAGGCAGCCACTCCCACCGAGCAGCCCCCTGGAGCTGAGGCTCCTCTCCCTGTACCGCCCCCCACTGGCACCgctgctgcccctgcccccactcccagccctgcagggggcCCTGACCCCACCTCGCCCAGCTCCGACTCTGGCACGGTCCAGGCTGCCCCGCCACTGCCTCCGCCCCCAGAGTCGGGGCCTGGACAGCCTGGCTGGGAGGGGGCTCCCCAGCCCTCTCCCCCACCGCCAGGTCCCTCCACAGCTGCCACAGGCAGGTGA